The nucleotide window ACAGCAAGTAGGCAATACCGCCGCTGAAACCCAATTCAGAAACGAATTGAAATGGCGCTTGGAAGGCTGGTTGAAGGCCGATGTGATTGATGATCTGGAGCCATCGCCTTTCGCCAAAAACCTGTTCTACTACAACAGCAACTGGGGCACCATGCTGGGTATTGATGGCAGCTTCGGCAGCCTGAAAGAACTGAACGATCACCACTTCCACTACGGTTATTTCGTCCGCGCGGCGGCTGAGGTTGCCCGCACTGACAAAAACTGGGCACAACCGCAGCAATTTGGCGGCATGATCGAGTTGTTGATGCGCGACTATGGCAACTGGGAGCGCCCACGCAACGCTGCCACCAGCACCACGGGCAAAATGTTCCCGTTCCTGCGCAACTTCGATATTTACGCCGGTCACTCCTGGGCATCAGGCCATGCGCGCTTTGGTGCAGGTAATAACAACGAATCTTCATCCGAGGCGATGAACGCCTGGACGGCGATGATTCTTTGGGGTGAAGAGACAGGCAACACCGCCGTACGCGATGCAGGTATCTTCCTCTACACCACCGAAATGACCGCCATCCAGGAATACTGGAACAACGTGCACGGCACTAACTACCACCCCACCTACACCAAGCCAATGGCTTCACTGGTCTGGGGCGGCAAGACCGACTATGCCACCTGGTTTAGCGGTTTGCCGGAAGCCATGCACGGCATCATCCTGTTGCCGATCCAATCCGGTTCGCTCTACCTCGGCCAATACCCTGAGTATGCGAAAACCAACTTCGACTTTATGGCCAACGGCCGCACCATGTTCTCCATGTGGGATGCGATCTTCTATGCCTATCAAGCGGTCTATGATCCGGTAGCAGCGTTGACTAACTTCAATGCCAACGAAGGCCGTATGCGCGGTTCGGTGTCTGGCCCTGCATCGTTCACCGAAGAAGGTAACTCGCTCGCGAACACCTTTGCCTGGATCAAAACCTTCCATCGTTTTGGCCGTATCGACAATGATGTTGTCGCCACCAACCACGCTACCTTTGCCGTCTTCCGCAAAGGCACTGACCGCACCTATGTGGTGTATAACCCCAGTGCGATCAATGCCAAAAACGTGACCTTTAACGATGGCACCAGCGTGATGGTCAGCCCCGGTGAGCTCAAGGTGTACACCAATGTGGCTACGCCTGTGTCTTCTAGCAGCGTGCCCAGTAGTGTGAGCAGTGTCGTGTCCAGCAGCCGCTCATCGGTATCCAGCTCGGTCACTACGTCTGTTAGCAGCTCAGCGCCAAGCAGTGTGTCATCGAGCCGCTCGTCTTCATCTGTATCCAGCGTGTCATCGTCTGCGGCGGTAATTACTGGTGTAGTGAAAATGACCGCATTGGCCAATGGCGGCATGCAGTTCAGCATCCGTTTGCCCGAGCGCAAGCAACAAGTACATTTGTTTGCCCGTCGCAACGGTGGTCAGGACTTTGTGGTGATTGACCTGCAAGCACAAGCCGGCGGCGAAGTGAATAATGGCGATGGTACCTACACCTATCAGGCTACCCGCAGCGGTGTGTATGCCGGTGGCGATCTGGTTGAGGCTCGCTTCTACACCTTTACTCCGGCCAGCGGCCAAGTGTTTTATCCCGGTCCTATCGAAAACAGCTGGACTTCTGTGACCTATGGCGTGGCTTCATCGTCTTCTGTGCCATCCAGCGTCTCCAGCTCTTCGGTACCATCGAGCGTATCAAGCTCGTCAGTACCTTCGAGTGTGTCCAGTTCGTCAGTGCCATCCAGTGTGTCCAGCTCATCGGTATCGTCCAGCAGCTCGTCAGCAGCCAATAATGGTTACAGCGCGACTGCCGTTATGCCGAACGGTGCGCCAGTGGCTTACACCACCACCGCGACTTACAGCAACGGTGGGGTGAAAATCACGTTCACCACCAGCGAAAGCTTGAACTGGGCATGGGTATTTACTCCCGGT belongs to Cellvibrio sp. pealriver and includes:
- a CDS encoding glycosyl hydrolase; translated protein: MKSIVSAAALVLLATQVSAQTNPPPSTTPTISPVAVGSGSYLTGWDSRIDAAIPDNRDVQTTKHITSNLANQPMPTNSWWSSILWAGVNDPWQDWGTRGSHNVSYAHPFAIKPEINGVRLYAPRFEDFWAIDYAFVGTMPAPATQWVNGVEQPMHDTVYFKELDFVLGNTAASGNFTAKVHDYSDWFVTTRMEAGAGAMDVTFGHGSPYVFANYTNGNPTIRFATHATAPVAAKTPEVWSGNSSSAVIGFSVQGRDYAAFAPAGTTWTGLGTSAFTANLPSGKKYFSVAALPNRAALPLMSKYAYNHVTGSQVSWNYRASDSTLLSTYAVTTNNYSESTGTGTLMGLYPHQWRQLSSGASLTGDSYFTPRGSMKLAEGSGFTTATKFKGVIPAMPALTDTADKTRLSGLIDNVRSETFTHRDTYYTGKRLGKVATLIPLAQQVGNTAAETQFRNELKWRLEGWLKADVIDDLEPSPFAKNLFYYNSNWGTMLGIDGSFGSLKELNDHHFHYGYFVRAAAEVARTDKNWAQPQQFGGMIELLMRDYGNWERPRNAATSTTGKMFPFLRNFDIYAGHSWASGHARFGAGNNNESSSEAMNAWTAMILWGEETGNTAVRDAGIFLYTTEMTAIQEYWNNVHGTNYHPTYTKPMASLVWGGKTDYATWFSGLPEAMHGIILLPIQSGSLYLGQYPEYAKTNFDFMANGRTMFSMWDAIFYAYQAVYDPVAALTNFNANEGRMRGSVSGPASFTEEGNSLANTFAWIKTFHRFGRIDNDVVATNHATFAVFRKGTDRTYVVYNPSAINAKNVTFNDGTSVMVSPGELKVYTNVATPVSSSSVPSSVSSVVSSSRSSVSSSVTTSVSSSAPSSVSSSRSSSSVSSVSSSAAVITGVVKMTALANGGMQFSIRLPERKQQVHLFARRNGGQDFVVIDLQAQAGGEVNNGDGTYTYQATRSGVYAGGDLVEARFYTFTPASGQVFYPGPIENSWTSVTYGVASSSSVPSSVSSSSVPSSVSSSSVPSSVSSSSVPSSVSSSSVSSSSSSAANNGYSATAVMPNGAPVAYTTTATYSNGGVKITFTTSESLNWAWVFTPGWNNMTRVQGNSFEVTIPNVTPGTAISYYFTVSTATRGEANNNNQQHQWTVTP